Part of the Juglans regia cultivar Chandler chromosome 14, Walnut 2.0, whole genome shotgun sequence genome, CCATTTCATCTCAGTTTCAGCTGGTGAGACTTcaatttttctttgtaatatCTGCAGTTGATCTATGTTGGATCCATCACCATTGTCTTGTAGTTGGCTGATGGTAGTCAATATGCGAGAAGACTCTCCTTTTGCTTGCTGTGTTGCCTTTTCTTTCCAGTTCAAAAGGTCCCTCTTGCAGAGATTAAGCTTGAATCTCAGCATGCCTGCTTGTGTGTCCCCCCTTTGGTCGTTGTTCCATGCTACTTTAACAACACCTCCACAATCCTCCTTTAGTTCCCATGTTGCTTCATAtctaaaaatcttgtttctccTCCCCCTTCCATACTCAATATGCTGTAAATTAACATGTAAAGGGGAGTGATCAGATTTGATAGCTACCATAATATTGCAGTAAGCTTGGTTAAAAAGTTCATTCCATTCCTTATTGGCCATTGCCCTATCAATTCTCTCCTTTGTGAATTCCTTACCCCTCCTGTTATTAGACCAGGTGAATTTCTGCCCTTTTGA contains:
- the LOC109001487 gene encoding uncharacterized protein LOC109001487, with product MKTNSSWDLLKILKPCPPIPWLCASDFNEILHQREKVGGARRPYNHIENFRQALEICGICDIHSKGQKFTWSNNRRGKEFTKERIDRAMANKEWNELFNQAYCNIMVAIKSDHSPLHVNLQHIEYGRGRRNKIFRYEATWELKEDCGGVVKVAWNNDQRGDTQAGMLRFKLNLCKRDLLNWKEKATQQAKGESSRILTTISQLQDNGDGSNIDQLQILQRKIEVSPAETEMKWRQRAKQHWLRNGDKNTRYFHMQANQRRKTNSIKSIADNDGNVAHERRT